DNA from Roseomonas gilardii subsp. gilardii:
CTGCTGCACCGCCGCCGCATCCTCCGGCCGCGCCAGTTCCAGCTTGGAGCGCAGCCGGATGAAGGCGCCGCGCCGGCCGGGCGCGTTCAGGTTGGACATGATCTCGGGCATGTCGAGATAGGTCACGGCCATTGGCGGCGCGGCGCCACGATCGGCCCCATGGCCGTCATCCTGCGCCCCCTCCTCCTTCGGCGCGGCCTCCGCATGGCCGCTGCCGGAAGCGACGCCGAGCAGGCCGGAGAACCACGCCCCCGCGCCGCCCGCCAGCAGCAGCGCCGGCAGGGCCAGGAGCAGGAGCTTCCTGCGGTTGCCCGCGCCCTTCGCCTCCACGGGTTTCTCGGTCTTCGCCATGCCGTCCTGGCCGCCTCCATCCGGAAGATCCGCGGGTCGCGCCGCCTGCTGCGTCGCGGAAGATGCGGCCCGAACCCTTAAGGAAGGCTTTCCCCCGGCAGGGATTCGCCGGCACCCGGCAGATTCTGCCGACGTGGCGGCAATTTCCGGCCCGTGCCCACCCTCCCGCGCGGCGCCCGGCCTGGCACGCGGGTTGCGGAACACGGTCCCATCGGCGCCCCGGGACGCGCCGCATCCGCAAGGAGGCCAGGATGGACAATGCCGGCTATATCGCGCTCTCCCGCCTGATGGCGCAGGCGCGCACCACGGCGATGCTGGCCAACAACATGGCCAATGCGGACACGCCCGGCTTCCGCGCCGCGCGTCCGGTCTTCGCCCAGTATCTCGACCGCCAGCATCAGGTGGACGAGCCCCGCGGCGGCGGCGAGCTGGCCTTCACCTGGGACCGTGCCTCCTGGCGCGACACCGCGCCCGGCCCGGTGCAGACCACCGGCAACCCGCTGGACGTCGCCATTTCCGGCGAGGGCATGTTCGTCCTCCGCACGGAGAAGGGGGAGCGCTACACGCGCGCCGGCCGCTTCACCCTGGGCGCCGACGGCACGGTGGTGGACCCGGACGGCAATGCCCTGCTCGGCACGGGCGGGGAGCCGATCCAGCTCGGCCTGAACGACACCCGCATCACCATTTCCGGGGAGGGCGTGGTGTCGAGCGAGAATGGCGAGCTGGGTCGCATCCGCATCGTGCGCTTCGCCGACGGGCAGAAGCCGCAGGCTGAGGGCGACCGCCTCTTCGCCAGCGACACGCCGCCCGAGGCGGTGGATCGCCCGACGCTCGTCCAGGGCGCGGTGGAGGGCAGCAATGTCCGCCCCATCCTGGAGATGACCCGCATGACGGAGGAGCTACGCGAGTTCCAGTTCACCGCGCAGTTCGCGGAGCGCGAGGATGAACGGATCCGCAACGCTCTCGACCGCATCCTGAAGAAGCGTTGAGCGGGAGCGATTCCTTGAACCGCCCCTGGAACCGACCGAACAGCAAGACCGTCCGCGCCCGCGCGGCGAAAGGGAACTGACCGATGCGTTCGCTCTGGACCGCCGGCACGGGCATGATGGCCCAGCAGACCAATGTGGAGGTCATCTCCAACAACATCGCGAACATGAGCACCACCGGCTACAAGCGCCGGCGGGCCGTTCCAGGACCTGATCTACCAGAATGTCCGCCGCGTCGGCTCGCAGAGCTCCGACACGGGCACCAGCCTGCCGCAGGGCGCGCAGGTCGGCCTCGGCGTGCGCACCGCCGCGATCTACCGCATCCACGAACAGGGCAACCTGAACCAGACGGACAACAAGTTCGACCTGGCGATCAAGGGGAACGGCTTCTTCCAGGTGCAGCTCCCCTCGGGGGAGACCGCCTATACCCGCGACGGCACCTTCGGCCTCGCCGCCGACGGCACCATGGTCACGGCGGAAGGCTTCACCGTCCTCCCCGGCATCCAGGTGCCGGCCAATGCCACCGACGTCACCATCAACGCGACCGGCGAGGTGCTGGCCAAGATCGCGGGGCAGGAGCAGCCGCAGAATGTCGGGCAGGTCCAGCTCGCCGTCTTCGCCAACGAGGCGGGGCTGGAGGCGATGGGCGACAACCTGCTGATGGCCACCCCGGCCTCCGGCGCGGCACAGGTCGCGGCCGCCGGGCAGCCCGGCTACGGCAACGTCATGCAGGGCTTCGTGGAGACCTCGAACGTCAACGTGGTGCAGGAGATCACCAGCCTGATCACCGCGCAGCGCGCCTATGAGATGAATTCCAAGGTCATCACGGCGAGCGACGACATGCTTTCCACCCTGACGCGGCTGAAGTGATGCGCGCCGCCCGCCCGTCCCTGCTCGCGCTGCTGCTCCTCGCCGGCCTGCCCGGCCTCGCGCAGGCCGACCTCGCCAGCCTCCGGCCGCATGCGGTGGTGGAGGACGAGGTGGTGCGGCTGGGCGACATCTTCGCCGATCCCGGTCCGGACGGGGCACGCGTGCTCGGCCCGGCGCCCCCGCCGGGGCAGCGGATCATCGTGGAAACACCGCAGCTCCTCGCCATCGCGCGCGGCGCCGGCATTTCCTGGCGTCCCTTCGCCAGCGACGAGCGCGTGGTGATCGAGCGGGCCGGGCGTGCCCTGGCGCGCGAGGAATGGCTGGAGCCGCTGCGGGAAGCGCTGTCGGCCCAGGGCCTCGACCCGGCGATGGAGTTGGAGATCCCCGGTTTCGCCACCCCCATGGTGCCACTCTCCGGCCTGGTGCGGGTGGAGGTGGCGCAGCCCTGGCTCGACGGCCGCCGCTTCGGCGCCACGCTGGTCGTCGCGGCGGAGGGGATGCCGACCCAGCGCCTGCGCATCGCCGGGCGCGGCCATGCCACCGCGCCGGTCGCCATCGCCACGCGGCGCCTCGCGCTGGGCGAGGTGGTGCGTGCCGGCGACGTGCAGGTGCAGCGCCTGCGCACCGACCGGCTCCGCCCCGGCCTCGCCGAGGACGCCTCGCTCGTGGTCGGCCAGCAGCTTCGCCGCCCGGTCATGGAGGGTGCGCCCTTCGTCCTGCGCGACCTCGGCGCGCCGGTGATGATCGAGAAGAACACGACCGTGACGATGGTGGTGGAACGCGGCGGGCTGCTGCTGACCGCCCAGGGCCGCGCGCTGGAGGCCGCGCCGCGCGACGGGGTGGTGAACGTGATGAACCTGTCCTCGCGCCAGATCGTGGAGGCGCAGGCCATCGGGCCGGGCCGCGTCCGCATCGGCCCGCCGGCCCGGTGAAGGAGACGATCCCCATGCGGCGCGTCCTGCTCCTCCTCCTGCCGCTGGCGCTCGCGGCCTGCGGCTCCACCGAGCGCCTGGCCCGGCTGGGGCGCGCGCCGGACCTGGCCGATATCGCCGATCCGACGCGCGATCCGGACTGGAAGCCGGTCTCCATGCCGACACCCGCTCCCACCGATACCCGCCAGCTCGGCGCCAACAGCCTCTGGCGCCCGGGCAGCCGCACCTTCCTGCGGGATTCCAAGGCCGCCTCGGTGGGCGATCTCGTGACGGTGCTGGTCTCGATCTCCGACAAGGCCTCGCTGGCCAATGACACGGAGCGCAGCCGCGACAACTCGGAGGATATGGGCATCCCGCGCCTGCTGGGCCTCGATGCCTCCTATCTGCGGTTCTTCCCGAACGGCTTCGATCCCACCAAGATGGTCTCGGCCAGTTCCGCCAATTCCAGCGAGGGTAAGGGAACGGTCAAGCGCAACGAGGAGATCACGCTCCGCGTCGCCGCGACGGTCACGCAGGTCCTGCCCAACGGCAACATGGTGCTATCGGGACGCCAGCAGGTGCGCGTGAACCATGAGTTGCGCGACCTGACGCTCGCCGGCATCATCCGGCCGCAGGACATCGCCTCCGACAACACGGTGAAGCATGACCGGCTGGCGGAGGCGCGCATCTCCTATGGCGGGCGCGGCACGCTCAGCGACGTGCAGAAGCCGCGCTATGGGCAGGAACTGTTGGATTCCATCCTGCCCTTCTGAACATAGAAAGGGCGGCGC
Protein-coding regions in this window:
- a CDS encoding flagellar basal body-associated FliL family protein, which encodes MAKTEKPVEAKGAGNRRKLLLLALPALLLAGGAGAWFSGLLGVASGSGHAEAAPKEEGAQDDGHGADRGAAPPMAVTYLDMPEIMSNLNAPGRRGAFIRLRSKLELARPEDAAAVQQAMPRLLDLFQTYLREMRPEELRGSIGTHRLREELIARANIAAAPARVNDVLFTEILVQ
- the flgF gene encoding flagellar basal-body rod protein FlgF: MDNAGYIALSRLMAQARTTAMLANNMANADTPGFRAARPVFAQYLDRQHQVDEPRGGGELAFTWDRASWRDTAPGPVQTTGNPLDVAISGEGMFVLRTEKGERYTRAGRFTLGADGTVVDPDGNALLGTGGEPIQLGLNDTRITISGEGVVSSENGELGRIRIVRFADGQKPQAEGDRLFASDTPPEAVDRPTLVQGAVEGSNVRPILEMTRMTEELREFQFTAQFAEREDERIRNALDRILKKR
- the flgA gene encoding flagellar basal body P-ring formation chaperone FlgA is translated as MRAARPSLLALLLLAGLPGLAQADLASLRPHAVVEDEVVRLGDIFADPGPDGARVLGPAPPPGQRIIVETPQLLAIARGAGISWRPFASDERVVIERAGRALAREEWLEPLREALSAQGLDPAMELEIPGFATPMVPLSGLVRVEVAQPWLDGRRFGATLVVAAEGMPTQRLRIAGRGHATAPVAIATRRLALGEVVRAGDVQVQRLRTDRLRPGLAEDASLVVGQQLRRPVMEGAPFVLRDLGAPVMIEKNTTVTMVVERGGLLLTAQGRALEAAPRDGVVNVMNLSSRQIVEAQAIGPGRVRIGPPAR
- the flgH gene encoding flagellar basal body L-ring protein FlgH, giving the protein MRRVLLLLLPLALAACGSTERLARLGRAPDLADIADPTRDPDWKPVSMPTPAPTDTRQLGANSLWRPGSRTFLRDSKAASVGDLVTVLVSISDKASLANDTERSRDNSEDMGIPRLLGLDASYLRFFPNGFDPTKMVSASSANSSEGKGTVKRNEEITLRVAATVTQVLPNGNMVLSGRQQVRVNHELRDLTLAGIIRPQDIASDNTVKHDRLAEARISYGGRGTLSDVQKPRYGQELLDSILPF